A window of Salvia splendens isolate huo1 chromosome 8, SspV2, whole genome shotgun sequence genomic DNA:
GAACTCAGCCTCAGCGCTGGATAGAGCTACAactttttgtttcttgctcctccaagtgacCAAGTTTCCCCCAATGAAAGTAAAGTAGCCTCCTGTAGATTTTCTATCCACAGGGTTGCTTGCCCAGTCGGCATCGGTGTATCCATCAATCTCCAAATCATATTTCCTTGCTAGGAAAACTCCATATCCCACAGTACCTTTCAAGTATCGCACGATTCTCAATGCTGCATCCATGTGATTAGCTTGAggttggtgcatgaactgacttacaatGCCTACGGCGTATACGATGTCGGGTCTAGTATGTGAGAGATAGATGAGTTTTCCGACAAGCCGTTGGTATCTTTCTCTGTCTGCGAGTTCAGCTCCTTCCTCTATCTTCAAACCATGGTTGGGGTGTGATTTGCAAAGTTTTTGCAAGTGAGGGGTCTGTTCGGAATTTATCCTTTCTGTGGGGGTTAAATTGGGATTTGTGGGAAGTATGGGGTGAAAAAAGTGATGTAAAGTTATTGTGGGGTGGTTTTTGAGATATCCGAGGATCTGGGGGTAGAAATTGAGGATATTTTCGGGGATGGGGTAAATTCCGGGATTTCCGCAAGTTTTAGGGTGGATTTGGGGTTTCCGGGATTTGGGTGTATGAAAGGGATTTTTTCGGAACCCTAGCCGCCTCCATCTTCTCGCCTGTGGGAACCCTAGCAGATTCTCCTCCGGTTTCTCCGCCGCTCATACCGGCGATATAACCAATTGGTGGCTTTGTACCTTCGGACCATGTCCTTGCAATGGAGACGGAGCCGATTTTGGGCTTCTCTTCAGTTTTGATCTCTCCACTGATGCCGTTACTGCCGCTGTTGCCCGCCGGATTTTCAGTGTTGGTGGCGCGGTCGTGGGCGACGGCGGCTGAGGCTCTGCCGCCTCCTCTACCTCCTCCGTTTCGGCCTCCATTCCGGGCCTACTTTGCTCGCTTCATTTCTTCCCACCATTTTGGGAACCCATTAATGTGGAAACACGTATCTCTGGTGTGTTTTCTTCCTCCACAATGGCTGCATGTTAATTTGCTTTTATCGTCCTCCTTCTGATAGTGAGGGTTCCTTGGTGGTTGATGTTGTTGTGGTCGGTTTTGATCGAATACCGCGAGTCCTACTCCGATTCCGGTGTCCTTCGTTTCTGGGTTGAGGAGCTTTTCATTGACTGACTCCCTTCTGACCAATCCATATGCCTTCCTTGCGGTTGGGATGGGATCCATGTTTAGGATTTCTCTCTTAATTTTGCTGTACCGCTGATCGTCTAAGGCCCACATGAACTGGTACAATCTGTGCCTTTGTGTGTGTTGGTTATACTTCTCGATGCTGGTCGGAGTGTCCATCGGGTTTGGATCCCTGGTATCGATTGATATCCAGAGATCTTGAAGCTTTTGCCATAGTTGCTCCAGTGTTGAATCTCCTTGTTTGATGTTGTATGCTCTTCTGTGCAGGTCTGAAATCTGGAATTGATCGGCGCCGCTTCCATACGTGGTGGCTAGACTATCCCACAAGTCGTAGGCTGTTTCGTATTGGGAAACCTCATTTACGAGGCTGGCGTCGATATTGCTTATGATCCAATTAAAGCAACAATCGTCCCTCTGCTGCCAACGATTGTAGCTTGGATCTGTCGAAGGGAGAGGGTCTGTAACTCCAGTAATGTGAGACGCCAGACCCTTCCCTCGGATCCCCCGACTCATCAGTTTTGCCCATAACGGATAGTTATCTCCGTTGAGCTTTTCGGCCAGGCGTACTTCTCCTAGTGATTCGATTGATGAAGgctgttggttttgatttttCTGAGACATGCTTAGTCTCATGAACTCAGCGAATTGTTCGGCTGAGAGGGTGATTGGTAGGTTGTTTTTAGGAGGGTTATCAGATTCTGAATCTGACATGGTTGTTGTGTGTCTGCGGGTTTCAAAGGGTCGGGAAAGGTACTTGAGACGATGATGATATTGCTCTGAGTCTCAAGCCAGAATCgtcccgctctgataccatcttaacgatggtaatcgagagagttGAAAGAATTATGCATTGGAAGCTATTGGAATTGGAAGAAGAGTTTGTTTTTCTTATTGCTTGTATGTAAAATCCCTCGGTTCTCTCCCTTTAAGTAGGGAAGAGGTACAATGTAATTTAGGTATCAAATCACCTATTTTAGGACAATGTAAtacaaattaaatttgatatcAATTTGACATCTTCTTCCTCTAATGTCGCCTCTTCTTTTGGTAATTGCTTAAGTTTGATATGTTTGACAGGCGCCCTCACTACGTAGTCCGTCAAAAGATGGTCATGCTCTTTGTGTCCCACCTTCTTTGTTGCCTTAAATTCTTCGATCTCCGGTGACGACAACGCGCTGAGAGCACGTTAAACTAATGTCAAAGCTGATTTTCTTTTTCCTGTGGTATTTTTGGGTACGTAGATCTTGATTGAGATAGGTTATGTTTTCTGTATTTATGCTTTAAAGCATAATATAATGTTTTTCTAtgttattattctttttttacgCGTGAAACATTGATTTTATTAATACTAGTTttaccacccgtgctatgcacgggccatAAAACTTTCAGAGAACTCTAAAAtaaatgaacaaaaaaaaattagatgatAAAAATGGTATGTAATTATGCTTGCTGACAAAGAATAAATGTCGAATaaaaaacattataaaaaaGGTTTACATGATGTCTAGAACTAAAGACTAAAGTTGTAAACTAACAGAAAAATGTATTAATAATGAGCATCCCTCAATACTTATGACTGTTTTACATTTGCTCAATGTACATATAATCATAAACTGCTATTTCAAAGAATActatacataaaaataaaaataaattaatactccctttgtccacaGTAAATAGTAATATTAGCTTTGTGGACGGCACAAGTTCTAATGAGAAATTGATAaggtaagagagatgaggagaataaGTAGGTAAATTATGAAGATGGGAGAAAAAGTGAATATATAAAACCATAAACCATGTATGACTATATCTTACACCCAACAATTACATTAGTACGCACGAAAATAAAGTGCATATACAAAATGCACAAATACACACAAAGTGACAAATGATAaaaaacactacacaaacaTCTAAATTTAATAGACGTTTTATGAGAGATAGATAACAAAGACACttcaataaaaacacacttGTAAGATGGGGAGGATCCTCTGCTGTTTTATACTATAACATAACGGGGGTTGCTATGGTTAAACGTAACCACTATCATATGAAAAGCAATAGGATGGTAGAATTTTAAACACGTAGTACTCTAATTCTATTTCTCTCATTGTTTTTTCCCTATTtctttctttaattaaatatccGGTGGGCCAATGCAACTTTTTTAAATGGAATAGTCTTACTACCAATAAACTTGTAGAGctaattagaaataaaaaaatgaaaacaaattagAGAAGGTAGTGCTTCTTATTGAATGGTTGTAGAGTTTGATCTTTAAAAGAATTTAGAATCATAATATAAAGTATCTAAATTGACCAAATGCACATAGTAatagtttttattatttaaactgAAAATATTGAATGGCTTGGTTGATAGTATGAgatagtagtagtttttttcaaactttttgaaaaaagtttccAATGTTGCAACGATGAGAATCGTGAGCAACATTGATAagtttaagattttttttatcaaactttaatactccatccgtcccataaaaatatatttactttccattttcgttcgtcGCATAAAAATATggtcattttcatttatagaaacttatcccaatttattactcatatacaccaagttatttataacttataccactatTAAAACATTACTTCAACTACTCTTCCCCTCCTCTCgtactttacaaattttatcttaatttccaTAGCATATTATAtgcctatatttttattgaacgaagagagtaatgtacataaatataatattttaagaatcataaaagagaaatagaaaTCAAAGTTATAAAGAACAAAATCTTATCTcataaaagaaatcaaaatcaaataaattgtaGCTTTTCATACTACCTTTAGTGTCCACAATCTGATCTCATTACGCAAATTATTTTGTCACAATCTCATCCTATGAATATCATCACCCAAACACTAtcattttacttaattaaaattttaacatttcttGAATATATGTACAATGCAAGTTTAgagaatttgtttttctttcatccaaaataaaattataatgaaaTTTTATGTAGTTATACTATCTTAATAATAacttataaaaaaactaaatgtctcaataaaaaaataattaaattgcaacaaatattataatagtaaGTATCAAATGGATCGTTAACACTATAGGTTTTAATGACTTGGCATAACTTATAATGTATGGCCAAAGACTAAATACATAGTAATtacttaaatatataaaataaaataaactcaaTTAGAATTATGTATACTAAATTAGAACCTACTAATTTAAGACATAATCGAGCAAAACACCCAAATTGAAACCTTTaagtattaaatatatatttaaatctgAATATAATACCCAAGTAGTACATTATTACCCATAATAAAGCCCAAAAATTAtggaatacataaattaataaaccCTCATCCTAAAAGTAGTGGCGTcccttctctctttctcctctctcACGCTCGACACCATTTTTGTAGCACCTCTTTTTAACTCGAAATAGTATAAAGCGCAATACTAAAAAATACAATTTCAACAATTACATGACCAGATTTCTTCGATGGAAAGTGAGTTGGGGAAAGAGATTGgaagacatgaaaaatgaagataaaatatgGTATATTTATAGAGTGGAAACTatgaataaaaacaaaaattaaataaaaaactatcaaattttAGTCTTGGTGTCCGCAATACTTCCTTTGTCAGCgaagaattattattttatttccttttcgcTTCGTCCATATATAATGATCTCATTTTACTCTTTCTGTCTGATATATGCTAACTTAAAacttttttacaaatttaaaatattagtacatTTTGTATGTATGGTGTAATTACCCCTCAGTATAGACTAAAACCTTTAATCATTCATGGACTCACTCTTGAAATTGCAAAGAAGAAATAGAACTCAAAGTCATAAACAAAATTATCTTATCTAGTagtagaataaattaaaatcaactcaattataattgtgtacttttagtaatttaaatataaatatatttataaattttatatcttgaatataaatatatatttataagtaATTTGAACATATTTGCTTAAActaatatatttacatataaaaTTGTATACAATTATACACAGCAACAATTAATGTTATGCaatattgttttttataatGACATTAATTTAGTTTCACTttatatcattatttattggtgTTTCATAATTACTATTTAGTCTAGCTacatttaaattcaatataaatatagcagaatttcaaaaatttgaaaagtaaAAAGAATAGAACTatgagtaaataaaaaattaattcaaaaaacatacatattttataaagtccaataaattaaaatttcaaattaaaacttagcataaatataataatagagtACAACACTCAAATTAAAACTCTATTCAATTAAGAAAGATTACTCTAAATTGCATAATTTTATACaatgaaatcaaaattatactccaaaAAGCCCACTAAATATTACACTAAAGTCCAAACAATGTACGTTAATATTCCTCAAACCCTAAATGCAGCCAACGCCTCCAtctttcttcctctctctctctctctctctttctcctctctAATCGGCGGCGAAATAATCTCTCCCGCCACGGTCGCCGCCTCACAAATATTCACAAATAGGAACTTACGCAAATATCAACAATCcaatagttcataagttttgaaaaaatatgtaaaaaaacacaaatattCACAAATAGGAATTTACGCAAATATCAACAATAcaatagttcataagttttgaaaaacttctttaTAAACAATGGTAACAGTAGAATCACCATTGCCTTCATCTTTACACACCAAAATCTTCAAACCTTCACGACTTGTGACTCTTGATATAGCAACATACAGCTGTCCATGATTGAAAACAGGTTTTCtcaaaaataatccaacatgagAGAGTGATTGACCCTGattcttgttaatggtcattgcatacgaCACAACCAAATAGAAGGAAAATTAAACTCTTTATGaggaatattaaatattttaattaaataaatatagcatgaaaattaaattatatatttgtgttgccatttagtttatagattaattcagagaagaaattattacaatgatgaataaaattttaattttaacccAAATAGAAGGTAAATTAAACTCTTTAGCACCATTCCAATTTTAAACTCTTTAGCACAATTCAAATTTTAACTCAAATAAAAGGCAAAATAAGAATACATAAACTTAATTACAAagatgaatttaaattaaaaaatatttatacaaagtccaataaattaatagttcaaaattaaaacctaatttttaaaacataaatataatgatatcATCCTCAATTTAATTCTCTTggattaaatataaaatgagatttaattagtaagGTCAAAACTAATTAGTTGTTGGTCCAAGTATTAAAATGCCCAACATAAATCAGAGGCccaaaggaaattatttaatggCCCAAGTCAATTAAAATTCATGGTCCAAGGAATTAAATTTCATGGccccaaattaattaaaattcatggtccaaaattaaagttttaatgGCCTAAATCAATTAACATTCAGTGGCCAAAAACAAACTCCCATCCGTCGCTGCTGcttcctctctctccctcatATCTTCTCTCCATTCTTCCCCAAATCCCCAACCCTAGTCTCGCCATCTCTCCCGTCGCGGCGAATCCTTGCTCGCGTTCGGCCGGTGCCGCCGTCGTTATGCACCGGCAACGTTTccctctctcaatctctctccgATTTTTTCGTTTTTCCGCCGCCATTTGCCTCCGTCGTCTACGGCGAATCAACGCCAATCGTCCGTCGATCCCTCGCCTTCTCCGTCCTAGAACGGAAAAAACCAGGGTCTGGCTTATTGAGGCAGCGGCGTTCCTCTTCATTTCGCGGCTGAGTCGCCGATGAGGCTGAGATGTCGCCTCGGTGGTCGCGACCTCGCCGCCTACGGTAGCCTCAGCGTCGCGTCGAGGCAGCAACCGCCTCCGTCGGCGCTGTCCCCTCTCCAGCGGCTGAACACGCCTTGCCTCGCCACCACGCCGCCACGCGCGCCTACGGCCCTGCACGGCCCTCCACCGCTTGCTTCGCCGGGTTCTTTCCATCCTGCTTCACCTTCCCTGCCGTCTTGTGTGCTCCGACCGATTTTATCTTGGGCAAGTAAAAAGGCAGAAAACATTGAGCCTTAGTGCTTTTTTTTTGCACAGATCTGTCAAAATAGAGCTTATTTGAATTGAAGTattgtgatttgttttgtattgGTATATATAGAGATTTTGCTTCAAGATTGTCATGTACTCCATCCCCATGTCTATACTCTTAGACTGCAAAGCTACAGCTATTGCATAAACTTCTTGGTGAAGCTATTTTTTTATTGGACCAATTTTTACTCAATAATATCTGTCTTTTGTTTGCCCAATAAATTGTTTTCCCGCTCAAAAATGTGCCACATTGGCATCCAAAAAACTCTCACTTTAGATATTGATAGACTAGTACTATTAAAGTTATGGTTTGTTCAATTTCTCAAAACAATGTCAGTTTTacttcatttaattaatttttttcaaaacaatttcccGTGTATGTAAACGATATTTTAATTCAACTGTTTTGAGGTAACAGGAGACACTTGATGTTCAAGCGCCGCCACCCATTCAGTGATGATCGAGTTCACTTCACTTGGCAGCTCATCATGAGGGCAGTGTCCTGACAAAATAGAACCAGTAAAATGAATAAACATCCAATAAAATGTCTAATGATGCAAAACATAGAACTGCAATGCCTTAAAATTACCAGCATCTATTTCTTTAATGGCAACCCCTCTGCAGTGTTCCCTAACCATGGCTAACATCGACCTCGAATCAGATAGTGGATCCTTCATTCCCTAACAAAACAAGGAATCACTTGTTTTCAGGATGAGAACAGTAATTACAAAATTAGAGGTCCCTTGGAGGTTTCAAATATGATCGGCACCTGTACTATAAGTGTCCTATTCTCGAATCCCTCCAATAGATAATTCAGAGGAAGTGAAAGATCGAAGCTGAAGATGCTTTCTAGGACATATATCACACCGGGGTCGTGTGACTGCAAAATAACGTTAAGGTCTTGCATGTATGTAACTATAGCATTgttaacaagaaaataaaagaagaatcTGAAGAGGTTTTTTATAGGATACAGCTCTAGTCATCTCATTTATAAGCCAATCATCAGCCCTTCTCGCTTCCTGCATGACATGATTTTAGCAATCAATAATAAGACAATAAAACAGGGAAGGAGCAAACCAAGGCAGCCCTTACTGTTGGATAGAAGCTTCGTAGTATGTTCTTGATGTTAAACCTCAAGTACAACAAAAGGAGCCTAGCACCCAACCACGCTGCTCCTGAAGTTCGCCTATCCTGTAATACTTCTCAATTACACGAGTGGAAGAAGATATGCATCATAATACGAAAGAAAGAACGAAAGAAATTAATCTATTAAGGAGGTATTATATGATGGATTGATTAAATAACTCAGGTTAAATCGACTGTTTATCTGATGTGTTGATGAAGTTTGAGCTTGTTTGACCATCTTATTCTTCAAATAGTCAATTCTACATTTACTCAATCTATCCTATCACTATAAGTAAACACGCCTCAGAGTGAGAGAATGAATTGATAATATAGTCCAAACTAATCCACTATATACTTTGATGCATTGATTAGTTTTGGGCTTGCTTGACCATCTTATCCTTCAAATACTCGATCCTATATTTTATCAGTCTATCCTATCACTCAATTAACTGCCCTTCATAGTTTATTTGCCTCTCAGCAACTAAGATCAAAATCATAATGGGGCTTGTATAGAAGCATAATATTGTATATTAGGCTCCTTAACAAGCAATGTCTACAATCATAACATATGCTCTACATGCACAGAAATTATCTACTGCAGGGAAATAACAATTTTTCACAAGTTCCAGAGTTGCTTACAGATGAATAACCCAAAGGGAGATACCCAGGGATAATACTCCCAGCAGTATTCATAAGGACAACAGACTTGGCTAACAAAGGCCAAAGACCAGCAACTACAGAAACAGCATATCCTGAAATTAAGTGACTACGAGTCAGTTAACAATTACTGCATGGACTAATTTAAAAGGCTTGCACTTCTCCATCACTTCTTTCACTGGGAGTGTTAACATGAATTTTCTTtgtacgtattttaaattttattttatttctttaaaaatttattgGTGCTGCAGCTGCCATTTTTTGTCCTGATTTCACTATTGTTACTTGTTACAATTAGTGTATCAGTGTGCATGTGTGTGACTTCCCCCTCTTCTTTTCTAAATCTTTCTTTTGATCATTTCCACATGTATGATCAGCCAGCTTAAAAGGCAGTTGTTGGAGGACATACCACCAATTGAATTCCCAACAAGATGCACTGGCTCTCTAACAACCTCAATTATGAAGTCCCGAAGCAGTTCAGCCCACATGAGTTCAGTGTAAATGATGTTCGGTTTTTCTGATTTACCAAAGCCCAGTAGTGTGATTGCCCAAACCCTGTTTCCATCTTCAGCTATGGGATACAAATTATCCCTGTAATGCTCCATAAAAGCACCAAAACCATGAACAAGAAGAACAGCCGGACCTTCACAACCAGCAACTGTATACTGAAAACGTGCAGTCAATTCTTATTGGTAAATGATAACGTTAATGAAAAGCGTATAGTTCAAGATAAATTCTGGATACACAGATACTTACTTGGATTAGATAGTTATTCCATCTCCATATCCGAATTGGGAAAATGTCTGCATCATTTTTGTAGCCTTTCAGAGTCAAAAGCCAATACCACTACCCAAAGGAACAGTTCATTCAGAATGTTGAGCAAGCAATTGTGAGCATAAAATCAAATGAAGCTTGTTTGCATGACTACCAGATTGCATACCAAGGAAGATTGGGTCAATGTTCTATCATAGTACAATCTAACTATAATTAATACTCTTATGTCCGGGATTAAAGTTCCCACTTTGACTCGCAAGAGCTTTTAGAAATGTAAAGTAAGTGTGCGGAAGAAGTTTGTGGAATGTGGATCCTACAtacatatattagttttataataaaatgttagttgaatgagttagtgg
This region includes:
- the LOC121745080 gene encoding uncharacterized protein LOC121745080 isoform X2, which translates into the protein MLELLLFALEDLRRLLKDRGSNLMIRFGTAEDVIRKMVNEVQASGIFVEEEVEYELRVMVENVKESVCTLSIKGGNPKIVMWRTPFYDVQSSNNLPSSFHDFQKHRISVLPGLEPPILPATLTDLSWGIFPTMIDLKEYQSKNEWTSIKKLSAENMLQRKKQRGKVDLKSADREENDENQSVSETIQRKKPERSAFVTSQGNFAGGGSDLVLNALAAYLRYLEGTSRDDYQEVHAKLRLAEKREGASFQALFGSSLLLGTVSRRRVYFEAIKYEKERNGGFLSPFGYSTATAAAAINTVSSTEWYWLLTLKGYKNDADIFPIRIWRWNNYLIQYTVAGCEGPAVLLVHGFGAFMEHYRDNLYPIAEDGNRVWAITLLGFGKSEKPNIIYTELMWAELLRDFIIEVVREPVHLVGNSIGGYAVSVVAGLWPLLAKSVVLMNTAGSIIPGYLPLGYSSDRRTSGAAWLGARLLLLYLRFNIKNILRSFYPTEARRADDWLINEMTRASHDPGVIYVLESIFSFDLSLPLNYLLEGFENRTLIVQGMKDPLSDSRSMLAMVREHCRGVAIKEIDAGHCPHDELPSEVNSIITEWVAALEHQVSPVTSKQLN